In the Terriglobia bacterium genome, one interval contains:
- a CDS encoding pyridoxal-phosphate dependent enzyme, giving the protein MHDRIYDSVCEIIGGTPVIRLKRIPEKDSAEILVKLESMNPGGSVKDRIGLSMIEAAEREGRLKPGGTIVEATSGNTGIGLAMVCAAKGYKAILTMPDDVNIERVALLRA; this is encoded by the coding sequence AGCGTCTGTGAAATCATCGGCGGCACTCCGGTCATTCGATTGAAACGAATTCCGGAAAAGGACTCGGCCGAAATACTCGTAAAACTCGAATCCATGAATCCGGGCGGAAGCGTGAAAGACCGCATCGGATTAAGCATGATCGAGGCCGCCGAACGGGAAGGCCGTCTCAAACCCGGCGGCACAATCGTGGAAGCGACCAGCGGAAATACCGGAATCGGCCTGGCCATGGTATGCGCCGCCAAGGGCTATAAGGCGATCCTGACGATGCCCGACGATGTGAACATCGAGCGGGTGGCTCTGCTGAGAGCTT